A portion of the Meriones unguiculatus strain TT.TT164.6M chromosome 14, Bangor_MerUng_6.1, whole genome shotgun sequence genome contains these proteins:
- the LOC110565297 gene encoding olfactory receptor 2AG1-like — translation MTLWNSTLGSGFILVGILDDSGFPELLCATFTALYMLAMTSNGLLLLVITMDARLHVPMYFLLWQLSLMDLLLTSVITPKAVVDFLIKDNTISFGGCALQMFLELTLGGAEDLLLAFMAYDRYVAICHPLNYMIFMRPRICWLGVAISWTMASLSAVGYTIYTMQYPFCKSRKIRHLFCEIPPLLKLACADTSTYELMVYVMGVTFLLPPLAAILSSYALILFTVVHMSSREGRKKALVTCSSHLTVVGMWYGGASFMYVLPSSFHTPKHDNIFSVFYTIITPALNPLIYSLRNKEVTGALRRVLGGCLLPAY, via the coding sequence ATGACACTCTGGAACTCCACCTTGGGAAGCGGCTTCATCTTGGTGGGGATTCTGGATGACAGTGGTTTTCCTGAACTGCTCTGTGCCACATTCACCGCCCTGTACATGCTGGCTATGACCAGCAATGGACTGCTGCTCCTGGTCATCACCATGGATGCCCGTCTTCATGTTCCCATGTACTTTCTGCTCTGGCAGCTCTCTCTCATGGACCTCCTGCTCACATCAGTTATCACTCCCAAGGCTGTTGTAGATTTTCTGATTAAAGACAACACTATCTCCTTTGGGGGCTGTGCCCTGCAGATGTTCCTGGAACTGACACTGGGAGGGGCAGAGGACCTTCTTCTAGCCTTTATGGCCTATGACAGGTATGTGGCCATTTGTCATCCCCTGAACTATATGATCTTCATGAGGCCTAGGATCTGCTGGCTTGGGGTGGCCATATCATGGACCATGGCATCTCTGAGTGCAGTAGGATACACCATTTACACCATGCAATATCCTTTCTGCAAATCTAGGAAGATCAGACACCTGTTCTGTGAGATCCCGCCCTTGCTGAAGCTGGCCTGTGCAGACACCTCCACATATGAGCTCATGGTTTATGTGATGGGTGtgaccttccttcttccccctcttgcTGCTATTCTTTCTTCCTATGCACTAATTCTTTTCACTGTAGTCCACATGTCCTCACGTGAGGGCAGGAAGAAAGCCCTGGTCACCTGCTCTTCACACCTGACTGTGGTTGGGATGTGGTATGGGGGTGCTTCCTTCATGTATGTCCTGCCTAGCTCCTTCCATACCCCCAAGCATGACAATATCTTCTCTGTTTTCTATACAATCATCACCCCAGCCCTGAACCCCCTCATCTACAGCCTGAGGAATAAGGAGGTGACTGGGGCTCTCAGGAGAGTCCTGGGAGGATGCCTTTTGCCCGCATACTAG